A portion of the Brassica oleracea var. oleracea cultivar TO1000 unplaced genomic scaffold, BOL UnpScaffold00767, whole genome shotgun sequence genome contains these proteins:
- the LOC106320042 gene encoding uncharacterized protein LOC106320042, with product MKLCNKLLAKPGKEDGNKSLDKRAVRFYMKENLIDAQLTFKEEMMARGCLALSKEMEDSERGGNLAKTTMVSFENHSISISTYEAFQSPRPPELSLFIVRFRHWMSKKLEVGVVEKKTRATLSSSDKTWSEVYGAGAMWR from the exons ATGAAACTCTGTAATAAGCTGCTAGCTAAGCCTGGTAAGGAAGATGGCAACAAGAGTCTTGATAAAAGGGCCGTGAGGTTCTACATGAAGGAGAATCTAATTGATGCTCAGTTGACTTTTAAAGAAGAGATGATGGCTCGTGGTTGTTTGGCTTTAAGCAAAGAAATGGAAGATTCCGAAAGGGGAGGGAATCTTGCCAAGACTACAATGGTGTCCTTTGAGAACCATTCAATTTCAATCTCTACGTATGAAGCGTTTCAGTCACCGAGACCACCGGAGCTGAGTCTGTTCATAGTGAGATTTAGGCATTGGATGTCAAAGAAGCTAGAAGTCGGGGTAGTGGAGAAAAAAACTCGAGCTACATTGAGTTCAAGCGACAAGACTTGGTCAGAAGTGTACG GTGCAGGTGCAATGTGGAGGTAA